A genome region from Phaeobacter sp. A36a-5a includes the following:
- a CDS encoding ABC transporter ATP-binding protein translates to MTLLEITNLSLSIGTFPILRDVSLSVDPGEILAITGESGSGKSLTALTILRLLPNCTRLSGHLSLEGQDLLALSEEQMCDLRGRKIGMVFQEPMTALNPVQSIGDQVMETLLLHSSVTKAEAEAEARSLLDRVGLPAERFPLSRYPHELSGGQRQRVVIAMAIAMRPALLIADEPTTALDVTTQAQILDLLRDLVRDYGMGMIIITHDLAVVADMADQIVVMRKGEVVETGSTTQLLANRRHPYTQKLFAASNHQAALPPVVDTDPQDTPLLEVRDAVRDYPLPRKRLFAPADHMRAVDHVSFALHRGERLGLVGESGCGKSTLTRAILGLEPLQGGEILLDGTPLSPRGLSAEQRRKMQVVFQDPFGSFNPRHRVARLITEPFHGVPDAPSGQDRDDRVAEALSAVGLNPEDAGRYIHQFSGGQRQRIAIARALITRPELILFDEAVSALDVSVRAQILDLLAELCTSYGLSYLFISHDLHVVRSMTDRCLVMQKGQIVEHGRTEDLFANPQHPYTTSLIAAAPVLPDLKTGAA, encoded by the coding sequence GTGACCCTGCTTGAGATCACCAACCTCTCGCTCTCCATCGGGACCTTCCCGATCCTGCGTGATGTCTCCCTGTCGGTAGATCCGGGCGAGATCCTAGCCATCACCGGCGAAAGCGGGTCCGGCAAATCCCTGACCGCGCTGACCATTCTGCGCCTTTTGCCCAATTGCACCCGCCTTTCCGGGCATCTGAGCCTTGAGGGCCAGGACCTGCTGGCGCTGAGCGAGGAACAGATGTGCGATCTGCGCGGGCGCAAGATCGGCATGGTGTTTCAGGAGCCGATGACCGCGCTCAACCCGGTGCAGAGCATTGGCGATCAGGTGATGGAAACCCTCCTGCTACACAGCAGCGTGACCAAAGCCGAAGCCGAAGCAGAGGCGCGCAGCCTGCTGGACCGGGTGGGCCTGCCCGCCGAACGCTTCCCGCTCAGCCGCTATCCGCACGAGCTGTCCGGTGGCCAGCGCCAGCGCGTGGTCATCGCCATGGCCATCGCCATGCGGCCGGCGCTGCTGATCGCAGATGAGCCGACAACCGCGCTGGATGTGACAACACAGGCGCAGATCCTCGACCTGCTGCGCGATCTGGTGCGCGACTACGGTATGGGGATGATCATCATCACCCATGATCTCGCGGTGGTGGCTGATATGGCCGACCAGATCGTCGTCATGCGAAAAGGCGAAGTGGTCGAGACCGGCAGCACGACGCAGCTTCTTGCCAATCGTCGCCATCCCTATACGCAAAAACTCTTTGCCGCCTCGAACCATCAGGCCGCCCTGCCCCCGGTGGTGGATACCGACCCGCAGGACACCCCCCTTCTGGAGGTGCGCGACGCGGTGCGCGACTATCCCCTGCCACGCAAACGCCTGTTTGCGCCAGCAGACCATATGCGCGCGGTGGATCACGTCAGCTTTGCCCTGCATCGTGGCGAACGGCTGGGTCTGGTGGGCGAATCCGGCTGCGGGAAATCCACCCTGACCCGCGCCATTCTGGGGCTGGAACCGCTGCAAGGCGGCGAGATCCTGCTGGATGGCACCCCGCTGTCGCCCAGGGGGTTGAGCGCCGAGCAGCGGCGCAAGATGCAGGTGGTGTTCCAGGATCCCTTTGGCAGTTTCAACCCCCGCCACCGCGTCGCACGGCTGATCACCGAACCCTTCCACGGCGTTCCAGACGCCCCCAGTGGGCAAGACCGGGACGATCGCGTGGCTGAGGCACTAAGTGCCGTTGGCCTCAACCCCGAGGACGCAGGCCGCTATATCCACCAGTTTTCCGGCGGGCAGCGCCAGCGCATCGCCATTGCCCGCGCGCTCATCACCCGGCCGGAGCTGATCCTGTTTGACGAAGCGGTCTCGGCGCTGGATGTCTCCGTGCGGGCGCAGATCCTTGACCTTCTGGCAGAGCTCTGCACCTCCTATGGGCTCAGCTATCTGTTCATCAGCCATGACCTGCATGTGGTGCGCAGCATGACCGACCGCTGTCTGGTCATGCAAAAGGGTCAGATCGTCGAACACGGCAGGACAGAAGATCTGTTTGCCAATCCGCAACATCCATATACGACATCTCTGATCGCAGCCGCTCCGGTGCTACCCGATCTGAAAACGGGGGCTGCATGA
- a CDS encoding ABC transporter permease, which produces MTRSLILGGVLSALVLLAALLSFIWTPYDHTAMNIPAKLQAPNAIHWLGTDHFGRDILSMIMVGARTSIAVALVAVGIGMGLGVPLGLAAAAKRGSWLDEGIMRANDLVFAFPSLVIAILITAILGAGAINAIIAIGIFNIPVFARVTRGAALSLWQREFILAARVAGKGATRISAEHILPNVANLLIVQGTIQFSLGILAEAGLSYVGLGAQPPVPSWGRMLADAQTMVSLAPHMALVPGCAIILTVLGLNLMGDGLRDWLDPKLQGGRA; this is translated from the coding sequence ATGACCCGTAGTCTCATCCTTGGTGGTGTCCTCTCCGCACTGGTTCTGCTGGCAGCACTGCTGTCGTTCATCTGGACGCCTTACGACCACACCGCGATGAACATCCCCGCCAAGCTGCAAGCCCCAAACGCCATACACTGGCTCGGCACCGATCACTTTGGCCGCGATATCCTGTCGATGATCATGGTTGGTGCGCGCACCTCGATTGCAGTGGCACTGGTGGCGGTGGGCATCGGCATGGGGCTTGGCGTGCCGCTTGGCCTCGCCGCGGCAGCCAAACGCGGGTCCTGGCTGGACGAAGGCATCATGCGGGCCAATGATCTGGTCTTTGCCTTCCCGTCGCTGGTGATCGCCATCCTGATCACCGCCATCCTTGGCGCCGGTGCGATCAATGCGATCATCGCCATCGGCATTTTCAACATCCCGGTCTTTGCCCGCGTCACCCGTGGCGCGGCACTGTCGCTCTGGCAGCGGGAGTTCATTTTGGCCGCCCGCGTCGCAGGCAAGGGCGCGACCAGAATTTCAGCCGAACATATCCTGCCCAATGTCGCCAACCTGCTGATCGTGCAGGGCACCATCCAGTTCTCGCTTGGCATTCTGGCCGAGGCGGGGCTCAGCTACGTCGGCCTTGGCGCACAACCGCCGGTGCCCAGCTGGGGCCGGATGCTGGCCGATGCGCAGACCATGGTCAGCCTCGCGCCCCATATGGCGCTGGTGCCGGGCTGCGCGATCATCCTCACCGTTCTGGGCCTCAACCTGATGGGGGACGGGCTGCGCGACTGGCTGGACCCGAAATTGCAGGGAGGTCGCGCGTGA
- a CDS encoding ABC transporter permease gives MGRYIAKRLLSLIVSLVIASWVIFFVIEIAPGDPASFMLGINAQPDTIAALRSELGLDEGKFARYISWFTGMLQGDFGTSYTYRTPVAQMVADRLWVSLPLAIYALTLSTLIALPAGIYAAARRGKSGDIAVMGATQLGVAVPNFWFAMMLVLVFAINLRWFSAGGFVGWEAGPLAALHSLTLPAIALALPQAAILARVMRSALLDILGEDFIRTARAKGLSQRQALWRHGLRNALIPVLTIIGLQFSFLLAGAIIIEQVFYLPGLGRLVFQAISARDLIVVESVVMLLVFAVILVNFLVDLTYALVDPRLRGRG, from the coding sequence ATGGGACGCTATATCGCCAAACGCCTGCTGTCGCTGATCGTCAGCCTTGTCATCGCCTCTTGGGTGATCTTCTTCGTCATCGAGATTGCACCGGGCGATCCGGCCTCCTTCATGCTGGGAATCAACGCACAGCCCGACACGATCGCTGCCCTGCGCAGCGAACTGGGCTTGGACGAGGGGAAATTCGCCCGCTACATCAGCTGGTTCACCGGCATGTTGCAGGGCGATTTCGGCACCTCCTATACCTATCGCACACCGGTGGCCCAGATGGTTGCGGATCGGCTCTGGGTCTCGCTGCCGCTTGCGATCTATGCGCTGACACTCTCGACACTGATTGCCTTGCCCGCAGGCATCTATGCCGCCGCGCGCCGGGGCAAATCAGGGGATATTGCCGTGATGGGCGCAACCCAGCTGGGGGTCGCTGTCCCGAACTTCTGGTTTGCGATGATGCTGGTGCTGGTGTTTGCCATCAATCTGCGCTGGTTCAGCGCCGGCGGGTTTGTCGGCTGGGAGGCCGGCCCGCTGGCCGCGCTGCATTCCCTCACCCTGCCCGCCATTGCGCTGGCCCTGCCGCAGGCGGCTATTCTGGCCCGCGTCATGCGCTCGGCTCTGTTGGATATTCTGGGCGAGGATTTCATCCGCACCGCCCGCGCCAAGGGGTTGAGCCAGCGGCAGGCTCTGTGGCGTCACGGGCTGCGCAATGCGCTGATCCCGGTGCTGACCATCATCGGGTTGCAGTTTTCCTTCCTCCTTGCCGGCGCGATCATCATTGAACAGGTGTTCTACCTGCCGGGTCTGGGGCGGCTGGTGTTTCAGGCGATCTCTGCCCGCGATCTGATCGTGGTGGAAAGCGTCGTGATGCTTCTGGTCTTTGCGGTGATCCTGGTGAATTTTCTTGTCGATCTGACCTATGCGCTGGTCGACCCAAGACTGCGGGGGCGCGGATGA
- a CDS encoding acetoin utilization protein AcuC, giving the protein MTPRTATISLSDPARTRSVPKALEAPVFIGSEIYRGSSYGRAHPLRVPRVSTVMDLTRALGWLPATQYQVSPRAKPAALRRWHSAEYIAALQAAEQAQAVSDEVKARHHIGTISNPVFPEIFRRPATAAGGSILAGEQLAHGGVIYNPAGGTHHGMPDRANGFCYLNDPVLAMLSLRHHGAERIAYVDIDAHHADGVEHGFAGDPDVLMISTHEENLWPKTGLLDDDAGGNALNLPVPRGFNDSEMGYVLEELILPAVADFAPDAVVLQCGADAVTEDPLAHLDLSNNAHWSVVAALRPLAPRYLVLGGGGYNPWSIGRLWTGVWAVLNGHQIPERLPPAAEGVLRGLEFKGHRLGRNPPEHWFTTLRDEPRPGPVRDQIREAVTLLRRRRGLR; this is encoded by the coding sequence ATGACACCGAGAACCGCCACCATTTCACTGTCTGATCCTGCTCGGACAAGATCCGTTCCAAAGGCGCTGGAGGCGCCGGTTTTTATCGGCTCGGAGATTTACCGTGGTTCCAGCTACGGGCGTGCGCATCCTTTGCGGGTGCCGAGGGTCTCAACGGTGATGGATCTGACACGGGCGCTGGGCTGGCTGCCTGCGACGCAGTATCAGGTCTCTCCCCGGGCAAAGCCGGCCGCCCTTCGGCGCTGGCACAGCGCTGAGTATATCGCGGCGCTTCAGGCTGCCGAGCAGGCGCAGGCTGTCAGCGATGAGGTCAAGGCACGCCATCACATCGGCACCATTTCCAACCCGGTGTTCCCCGAGATTTTTCGCAGGCCGGCCACGGCTGCCGGCGGATCTATTCTGGCCGGTGAGCAGCTCGCACATGGTGGGGTGATCTACAATCCGGCCGGTGGCACCCATCACGGGATGCCGGATCGGGCGAATGGGTTCTGTTATCTGAACGACCCGGTGCTGGCGATGCTGTCACTTCGCCATCACGGTGCAGAGCGGATCGCCTATGTCGATATTGATGCCCATCATGCCGATGGGGTCGAGCATGGGTTTGCGGGGGATCCCGATGTGTTGATGATCTCCACCCATGAGGAGAACCTCTGGCCGAAGACTGGTCTGCTGGACGATGACGCAGGCGGAAACGCGCTGAATCTGCCGGTGCCGCGCGGGTTCAATGACAGCGAGATGGGCTATGTGCTGGAAGAGCTGATCCTGCCGGCGGTGGCGGATTTCGCGCCTGATGCGGTGGTCCTGCAATGCGGGGCGGATGCGGTCACCGAGGATCCTTTGGCGCATCTGGATCTGTCCAACAACGCGCATTGGTCGGTGGTGGCGGCGCTGCGCCCGCTTGCGCCGCGCTATCTGGTGCTGGGTGGCGGTGGCTATAATCCATGGTCCATCGGGCGGCTGTGGACCGGGGTCTGGGCGGTGCTGAACGGGCATCAGATCCCCGAGCGTCTGCCACCGGCGGCCGAGGGGGTGCTGCGTGGGCTAGAGTTCAAGGGGCATCGTCTGGGGCGCAACCCGCCGGAGCATTGGTTCACCACGTTGCGCGATGAACCGCGTCCCGGCCCCGTGCGCGATCAGATCCGCGAGGCTGTGACGCTGCTGCGCAGGCGGCGGGGGCTGCGCTGA
- a CDS encoding ABC transporter substrate-binding protein, whose product MTRLPFLFAASSALSILAGAAAARETVTVALQLEPPHLDPTSAAAGAIDQVLYSNVFEGLTRFMGDGSVVPGLAESWEISEDGLTYTFSLHKDVRFHDGSTMDAEDVKFSLDRARAEDSTNAQKALFADIASVDVVDPLTVRLTLTQPNGMMLFNLAWGDAVIVAPESIESIKTMPVGTGAFAFDGWVQGDRIDLVRNPDYWGTPAMLDGATFKFISDPTAAFAAMMAEDVDAFSGFPAPENLPQFEADPRFQVLVGSTEGETILSINNKQAPFDDPKVRAAVAHAIDRQAIIDGAMFGYGTPIGTHFAPHNPAYVDLTGTSAHDPEKSRALLTEAGLADGFTTTLHLPPPSYARRGGEIIAAQLAEVGITAEIINVEWAQWLETVFRGKSFGLSIVSHTEPMDIGIYARPDYYFQYDNAAFQQLMTDLSGTTDPDTRTKMLQQAQEIIANDYVNGFLFQLASLSVAKADLQGLWANAPTQATDLTAVSWAR is encoded by the coding sequence ATGACACGATTGCCATTCCTGTTTGCTGCCAGTTCCGCACTGTCCATTCTGGCGGGGGCGGCTGCGGCGCGAGAGACCGTCACCGTGGCCCTGCAGCTGGAACCGCCGCATCTGGACCCCACCAGCGCTGCCGCCGGGGCCATTGATCAGGTGCTCTATTCCAACGTCTTTGAAGGGCTCACCCGCTTCATGGGCGATGGCTCGGTTGTGCCCGGTCTCGCCGAGAGCTGGGAAATCTCCGAGGATGGGCTGACCTACACCTTCTCTCTGCACAAGGACGTCCGCTTTCACGATGGCTCCACGATGGACGCCGAGGATGTGAAATTCAGCCTTGATCGCGCCCGCGCCGAGGATAGCACAAATGCCCAGAAGGCGCTGTTTGCAGATATCGCCAGTGTTGATGTGGTCGATCCGCTCACCGTCAGGCTGACCCTGACGCAGCCCAACGGTATGATGCTGTTCAACCTTGCATGGGGCGATGCCGTCATCGTGGCCCCCGAAAGCATCGAGAGCATCAAGACCATGCCCGTCGGGACCGGGGCCTTTGCCTTTGATGGCTGGGTTCAGGGCGACCGGATAGATCTTGTGCGCAACCCGGATTACTGGGGCACGCCCGCCATGCTGGACGGAGCAACCTTCAAATTCATCTCCGACCCCACGGCGGCCTTTGCGGCGATGATGGCCGAAGATGTCGATGCCTTCTCCGGTTTCCCCGCGCCGGAAAACCTGCCCCAGTTTGAGGCCGACCCGCGGTTTCAGGTGCTTGTCGGCTCCACCGAGGGCGAGACAATCCTGTCGATCAACAACAAACAGGCGCCCTTCGACGACCCCAAGGTCCGCGCGGCAGTCGCCCATGCGATCGACCGTCAGGCCATCATTGATGGCGCGATGTTTGGCTACGGCACCCCGATCGGCACCCATTTTGCGCCCCACAACCCGGCCTATGTCGATCTGACCGGCACCAGCGCCCATGACCCGGAGAAATCCCGCGCCCTCCTGACCGAGGCGGGTCTGGCCGATGGCTTCACCACCACGCTGCACCTGCCGCCGCCCTCATATGCGCGCCGGGGCGGGGAAATCATCGCCGCCCAGCTGGCCGAGGTCGGCATCACCGCAGAGATCATCAATGTGGAATGGGCGCAGTGGCTGGAAACCGTGTTCCGGGGCAAAAGCTTTGGCCTCTCCATCGTCAGCCACACGGAGCCGATGGATATCGGCATCTATGCCCGCCCCGATTACTACTTCCAGTATGACAATGCCGCCTTCCAGCAGCTGATGACGGATCTCTCGGGCACGACCGATCCCGACACCCGGACAAAGATGCTGCAACAGGCGCAGGAGATCATCGCAAACGACTATGTGAATGGCTTCCTGTTCCAGCTGGCATCGCTGAGCGTGGCCAAGGCGGATCTGCAAGGTCTCTGGGCCAATGCGCCCACACAGGCCACCGACCTGACGGCGGTCAGCTGGGCAAGATAG